A single region of the Leishmania panamensis strain MHOM/PA/94/PSC-1 chromosome 23 sequence genome encodes:
- a CDS encoding hypothetical protein (TriTrypDB/GeneDB-style sysID: LpmP.23.0440), producing MSRESYERTFRTALANEFQWRNLYLKEFGCCTYPPPIAKDPSTTAHNVYPMRRQAILLQRESSSSSNSSEGAGDNVEDDDHYDESTVDTDREESYQPNGSSVLPEFCLSGGDSDRPNPKRHQSHYVGLAGAEDPCTSDSPRDCGTADQFFSLDMSFSVDGHGARTHSFRRPVHSSGARRLGHGAVLRKDDFFDTNDVFSTKFFSFLWLNSDTDNDDDESASGTRTVDHERRRWEARDAANGQGTRHRALNSKNPSLLTLSRPDFSSLANQTFDTNPHGLPEAVLRLHHETWALLMDNRLMAWVHREAADHCQRATQLRQRLLEIIALGPSSVDVAGSATFASPTHVSSALAVPEDALQRTLESFSPFFVVISPPAVVQRAVDQFQAARRGQLRSVNGHQPAATAVADLVGLPLLSQYGSWREAYEHRHRWDKAPFSFFFIHDVSYNYAQVTAMLVELQLLYTHAHTHSRLCVEARRESVFLQNAARQLTTSSSATCNTEERRHTCPLMLIQEMTESIILAYEQSSTRTTLSMLRRVLDFLTDAALDTVTAHRFISRMALLRQHQFQLPGMDTTRPSPASTMAPAFPTAVAFNATQVREGDTATAGKEDRQSTRRNLSVSKMEDGASTSDELSGTGASGVLNIDLEPQRVTERDINALFEIAYWFVDVTTANAKVPLDPALIASATAPLSAARVEPLNNRLGVFRRVSRSSPGSRSPLDTMLYQVEGSHLASPRHGNALSPTGADDPSLSLPPRPQPQPYLPGRAQMYNPVESLVEAVVLLEVYQKPLHLRDDRPDRVGRKKRQSVLPVDVKARRGDRGSGRFTSSSLAPAPISDTFASFISPLVVLTTYLRLHGGNWLKQLCRRVFESLHRPNVQLYVNTLELDATWAALQPSPSPSAQDAFNGTDTAATRGSQRQQIRLPGGAPSAPNTAANKEVARCDFLYRLGTLEDLICQDILYALNNFFGFLYGKRAAERLPQGISVLLTQFVSTVHLHMLESVGATRAAAAASSGNSHHNRPRRPGTRASSTTPVGGMTADAPSRIAEDCLRVCRQRYYAGLRRRGGAGESGAPHTPAFCSVDVPVTGTSGRATPEAAAPAAAASLPRLLHTIEQHRLGKFILFDCWILPALNNAVSLGFLASDSPMHLRWNVDALARYLKILVHAPFVEQDKMDFASLSRSALEGVRRRRSSNVRCNDGGGGKGGRGTDTEQGDSKPGTHAGGRGAARPTVLSLPPYLTGIYDVATGSLVRMQTSISMITTAGCDPSNTVLTASAAAAHPTTLSTLSSTLSSPVVNTVGYGEFEDGEALSTRDTKNNCEDVSMMKESPTQWGQSRRSLEATAPPSSVTVAYETPSLAAPQRHSEVPRAGPRRGSAAASIKLTVTPPSGSSSRLFSTEGEAAAAAAEMSSPSMYLDTDSFAGSPRDLHGNPLMSSPGSQRNAEMPLSSATPLAPLPPLDFIPSATAAVAHPYVVMDDAVWLDMSPVLQSLNDRIGLKFCDHGTGEALASDSETATSITQLPTMNNRGGGVGPPADGALMDSVTLTDLSLLDVPALQILNNFTYAACTDDSDHVVVPEFEVLPSMAAGCLEKLYELATDTHPMVAHALQKGTFHFAYKDPGSAPSGLTSLYTACMNGVLLHPRTAAHVLKNTMDNNAPFSRMLLKPVADTTALDLLGRLATYSRDVPMVDVNAVVPLMNCMVPTRSGTGGGGPHARMTFSPSSTTLPAVGARNPSAASTSATVSHRWERESRRLLREFVFLTTGNADCRSPLPLVPGLRRPVGPPHPAHMIRAGAARIMEDTGGLTPMVFDPWWRAMVVALCVKASNMFAECSGDQSVSFQEMCHGQAEESQRLHRCIAANFVNTKGRDACEEDAMTTVSRSSQRQISLTERSSGVSSLPLWPSRRLKQKSKAGRGRVRGSGAAKSTGTKRGKNGRKAAAAAAT from the coding sequence ATGTCCCGCGAGTCCTATGAGCGCACCTTTCGGACTGCGCTCGCTAATGAGTTTCAGTGGCGCAATCTTTACCTGAAGGAGttcggctgctgcacgtacCCACCACCGATCGCGAAAGACCCTAGCACCACTGCCCATAACGTCTATCCGATGCGACGGCAGGCCATCCTCCTTCAGCgcgaaagcagcagcagcagcaacagcagcgaaggtgcTGGTGACAACGTAGAGGATGATGACCACTATGATGAGTCGACGGTGGATACCGACAGGGAGGAGAGCTACCAACCGAACGGTAGCTCAGTTCTCCCCGAATTCTGCCTTAGCGGTGGTGACAGTGACAGACCCAACCCGAAAAGGCACCAATCTCACTACGTTGGCCTGGCAGGTGCGGAAGACCCCTGCACAAGCGACTCGCCTCGCGACTGCGGCACGGCTGATCAGTTTTTCAGCCTGGACATGTCTTTCTCTGTTGACGGGCATGGAGCCAGAACACACAGCTTCCGCCGCCCtgtccacagcagcggtgcgcgacGGTTGGGCCACGGCGCCGTTCTGCGCAAAGACGACTTCTTCGACACCAACGATGTCTTCTCGACGAAGTTCTTTAGTTTTCTGTGGCTGAATTCGGATACAGACAATGATGACGACGAAAGCGCGAGCGGCACGCGCACGGTCGACCACGAGCGCCGGCGATGGGAAGCGCGCGACGCAGCCAACGGGCAAGGCACAAGGCACCGCGCGCTGAACAGCAAGAACCCCAGTCTCCTCACGCTTTCGAGACCCGACTTCTCGTCTCTGGCAAACCAAACTTTCGATACGAATCCACACGGGTTGccagaggcggtgctgcgtctGCACCACGAGACATGGGCCCTGCTGATGGATAACCGCCTCATGGCCTGGGTGCACCGTGAAGCCGCCGACCACTGTCAACGCGCCACgcaactgcggcagcgcctaCTCGAAATTATCGCGCTTGGCCCTTCCTCCGTGGACGTCGCTGGAAGCGCCACATTTGCCTCTCCCACccacgtcagcagcgcactcGCGGTGCCGGAAGATGCGCTGCAACGCACTTTGGAGAGCTTCTCGCCTTTCTTTGTCGTCATCTCGCCTCCGGCGGTAGTGCAGCGGGCAGTGGATCAGTTCCAGGCGGCGCGACGGGGCCAGCTCCGCAGCGTCAACGGACACCAgcccgctgccaccgccgtggcTGATCTTGTCGGCCTTCCGCTGCTTAGTCAGTACGGCTCATGGCGGGAGGCCTACGagcaccgccatcgctggGACAAGGCGCcattctctttcttcttcatACACGACGTCAGCTACAACTACGCCCAAGTCACAGCCATGCTCGTGGAGCTGCAGTTGCTCTacacccacgcccacacTCACTCGCGGCTCTGTGTAGAGGCGAGGCGGGAGTCTGTGTTTCTGCAGAACGCAGCCCGTCAACTCACCACCTCGAGCAGCGCAACCTGCAATACggaggagcggcgccacACGTGCCCGCTCATGCTCATCCAAGAGATGACAGAGAGCATTATCCTGGCCTACGAGCAAAGCTCCACACGCACGACCCTGTCGATGCTGCGCCGAGTGCTGGACTTCCTGACAGATGCCGCACTAGACACGGTGACGGCGCACCGCTTCATCAGTCGTATGGCGcttctgcggcagcaccagttTCAGCTGCCAGGTATGGACACGACGCGCCCTTCGCCAGCCTCGACAATGGCTCCCGCTTTCCCCACTGCGGTCGCTTTTAACGCCACACAGGTTAGAGAGGGCGATACGGCGACGGCTGGTAAAGAGGATCGACAATCAACAAGGCGCAACCTGAGTGTCTCCAAGATGGAAGATGGCGCCTCTACAAGTGACGAACTctccggcaccggcgccagcggcgtcCTCAACATTGACCTAGAGCCGCAGCGTGTCACGGAGCGCGACATCAACGCACTCTTTGAAATTGCCTACTGGTTTGTGGATGTGACGACAGCGAACGCCAAGGTACCACTTGATCCAGCTCTGATCGCAAGCGCGACGGCACCGCTATCAGCGGCGCGAGTAGAGCCACTCAACAATCGACTGGGAGTATTCAGGAGGGTGAGCCGAAGTTCCCCAGGCAGTAGATCACCGTTAGACACAATGTTGTACCAGGTTGAGGGATCGCATCTGGCCTCGCCACGTCACGGCAATGCCCTCTCCCCGACTGGAGCAGATGACCCGTCGCTCTccctgccgccgcggccgcagccgcagccgtaCTTGCCTGGTCGCGCACAGATGTACAACCCTGTCGAGTCCCTTGTAGAagcggtggtgttgctgGAGGTGTACCAGAAGCCGCTACATCTGCGCGATGATCGACCCGACCGTGTCGGCCGCAAGAAGCGGCAGAGTGTATTGCCGGTTGACGTGAAGGCCCGCCGTGGCGACCGTGGATCTGGGAGGTTTACATCGTCGAGTCTCGCGCCGGCCCCCATCTCCGACACCTTTGCAAGCTTCATCAGCCCTTTGGTGGTTCTCACCACCTACCTCCGCCTACACGGCGGCAATTGgctgaagcagctctgccgccgtGTCTTCGAGTCGCTACACAGACCGAATGTTCAGCTCTACGTCAACACCCTTGAGCTCGATGCGACGTGGGCGGCTCTACAGCCATCCCCATCCCCATCCGCACAAGACGCGTTCAATGGCACTGAcactgcagcgacgcgagGGAGCCAACGCCAACAAATCCGACTGCCAGGAGGCGCGCCGTCCGCCCCAAACACCGCCGCCAACAAAGAGGTGGCGCGCTGCGACTTCCTCTACCGACTTGGCACTCTGGAAGACCTCATTTGCCAGGACATACTGTACGCTCTGAACAACTTTTTCGGGTTCCTGTACGGCAAGCGCGCCGCTGAGCGCTTGCCGCAAGGCATCTCCGTCCTTCTCACTCAGTTTGTGTCGACCGTACACCTGCACATGCTCGAGAGCGTTGGCGCCACTcgggctgcggcggcggcgtcgtctGGCAACAGCCATCATAATCGACCGCGGCGTCCCGGCACTCGTGCTAGCTCAACTACTCCTGTAGGAGGCATGACGGCAGATGCGCCGAGCCGCATTGCGGAGGACTGCCTCCGGGTGTGCAGACAGCGCTACTACGCTGGTCTGcgccgacgcggcggcgctggtgagtCGGGAGCgccccacacacccgcctTCTGCAGTGTGGATGTCCCCGTGACGGGCACCAGCGGGAGGGCCACGCCcgaggcagctgcgcccgctgccgctgcctcgctgccacgcctcctgcacacgattgagcagcaccgcctcgggAAGTTCATCCTCTTCGACTGCTGGATTCTGCCGGCCCTCAACAACGCGGTATCGCTCGGCTTCCTTGCTTCCGACTCACCAATGCACCTCCGCTGGAACGTCGACGCGCTCGCGCGCTATCTCAAGATCCTTGTGCACGCACCCTTCGTCGAACAGGACAAGATGGACTTCGCCAGCCTCTCCAGAAGCGCTCTGGAGGGTGTCAGGCGACGCAGGAGTAGCAACGTGCGTTGCAatgacggtggtggcggtaaGGGTGGCCGCGGTACCGACACAGAGCAGGGAGACAGCAAACCTGGCACTCATGCCGGTggacgcggcgccgcgcgtcctacggtgctgtcgctgccgccgtaccTCACCGGCATCTACGACGTCGCCACCGGCTCGCTGGTGCGCATGCAGACCTCCATATCCATGATCACCACCGCCGGATGCGACCCGTCTAACACGGTACTGACTGCatcggcagcggccgcgcATCCGACCACACTCAGTACGCTGTCGTCGACGTTGTCGAGTCCCGTTGTGAACACGGTGGGCTACGGTGAATtcgaggacggcgaggcaCTCTCAACGCGGGACACCAAGAACAACTGCGAGGACGTCTCGATGATGAAGGAATCGCCAACGCAGTGGGGCCAGTCGAGGCGGTCGCTGGAGGCGACGGCTCCCCCATCCAGTGTCACTGTTGCGTACGAGACGCCGTCTCTAGCggctccgcagcggcactcTGAAGTTCCGCGAGCCGGTCCGCGTCGGGGATCTGCTGCGGCTTCCATCAAGTTGACGGTGACACCACCGTCTGGAAGTTCCTCCCGTTTGTTCTCCACGGAAGGAGAagctgccgcggcagccgcagagatGTCGTCACCTAGCATGTATCTCGACACGGACAGCTTTGCCGGCTCACCAAGGGACCTGCACGGCAACCCGTTGATGTCGTCGCCGGGGTCGCAGCGTAACGCCGAGATGCCTCTTAGTAGCGCCACTCCACtcgcaccactgccaccgcttgACTTTATTCCCAGCGctacagcggcggtggcgcaccCGTATGTGGTGATGGATGACGCTGTGTGGCTGGACATGTCCccggtgctgcagagcctcAACGACAGGATCGGGCTGAAGTTCTGCGACCATGGCACGGGTGAGGCGTTGGCCAGCGATAGCGAAACTGCGACGTCCATAACGCAGCTTCCCACGATGAACAATCGTGGCGGGGGGGTGGGTCCGCCTGCTGATGGAGCCTTGATGGACTCAGTCACGCTTAccgacctctctctccttgaTGTGCCAGCGTTGCAGATTCTGAACAACTTCACGTACGCGGCATGCACGGACGACAGCGATCACGTCGTTGTGCCTGAGTTTGAGGTGCTGCCGTCGATGGCAGCGGGGTGCCTCGAGAAGCTCTACGAGCTCGCTACCGACACACATCCGATGGTTGCCCACGCGCTGCAGAAGGGAACCTTTCACTTTGCCTACAAGGACCCTGGCAGCGCACCCTCTGGACTGACGTCCTTGTACACAGCGTGCATGAAtggagtgctgctgcacccccgcaccgccgcgcacGTGCTAAAGAACACCATGGATAACAAtgcgcctttctctcgcATGCTGCTGAAGCCGGTGGCAGACACGACGGCACTCGACCTGCTTGGTCGCCTAGCCACGTACTCACGCGATGTACCTATGGTGGATGTGAACGCCGTTGTGCCACTGATGAACTGCATGGTGCCCACCCGCAGCGGTactggaggcggaggaccACACGCAAGGATGACCTTTTCGCCCAGCAGTACGACACTGCCGGCGGTTGGCGCACGGAACCCCAGCGCAGCTTCGACGAGTGCAACTGTTTCACACCGCTGGGAACGCGAGTCgcgccggctgctgcgcgagttTGTCTTCCTCACCACGGGTAACGCAGACTGCAgatcgccgctgccgctcgtgcCGGGGCTTCGGCGGCCAGTGGGACCCCCTCACCCGGCGCACATGATccgcgctggcgcagctcgcaTTATGGAGGACACTGGCGGTCTGACGCCGATGGTGTTCGACCCATGGTGGCGCGCAATGGTAGTGGCACTATGCGTTAAGGCGTCGAACATGTTTGCTGAGTGCAGCGGCGATCAGTCGGTGTCGTTTCAGGAGATGTGCCACGGGCAGGCCGAGGAGTCCCAGCGCCTTCAtcggtgcatcgctgctaACTTCGTTAATACGAAGGGCCGCGATGCgtgcgaggaggacgccatGACGACGGTGAGCAGGTCATCGCAACGACAGATTTCGCTCACGGAGCGTAGCAGTGGTGTCAGCAGCCTGCCACTTTGGCCAAGTCGGAGGCTCAAGCAAAAGTCCAAGgcaggaagggggagggtgaggggcaGCGGAGCGGCAAAGTCCACTggcacgaagagagggaaaaatgGACGcaaggccgccgccgccgctgcaacgtaa
- a CDS encoding NADP-dependent alcohol dehydrogenase, putative (TriTrypDB/GeneDB-style sysID: LpmP.23.0410), with amino-acid sequence MPSQACGWAAPAVKAKLEPFTFDRRDVGCGDVAIKIAFCGVCHSDLHQVRDEWGGSTYPMVPGHEIVGHVTKVGSAVTKHKVGDRVGVGCMVDSCMKCRQCERGLEQYCMNGASFTYNGTEQDKKTPTFGGYSDHIVVREHFVVSIPMNLDLCAAAPLLCAGVTTFSPLRYWGVKKGTRVGVVGLGGLGHMAVKLAKAMGAEVTVFTRSPNKTCEAKALGAHHVVNTTNEQEMKSVEGSLDVIVDTVGMSHDLCPYMKTLDIDGKLALVGMPENKHPPVDPRHMIVTRQCVGGSVIAGIPETQELLDFCSEHNITATVEKISIKYINEAYERMLMSDVHYRFVIDMASLKE; translated from the coding sequence ATGCCATCTCAAGCGTGCGGATGGGCTGCCCCCGCCGTGAAGGCGAAGCTGGAGCCTTTCACCTTTGACCGCCGTGACGTCGGTTGTGGCGACGTGGCGATCAAGATCGCGTTCTGCGGTGTGTGCCACAGCGACCTGCACCAGGTCCGCGATGAGTGGGGCGGCTCCACGTACCCGATGGTGCCCGGCCACGAGATTGTGGGCCACGTGACGAAGGTGGGCTCGGCTGTAACCAAACACAAAGTGGGGGACAGGGTGGGCGTGGGCTGCATGGTCGACTCGTGCATGAAGTGCCGCCAGTGCGAGCGCGGCCTGGAACAGTATTGCATGAATGGCGCGTCGTTTACCTACAACGGCACAGAGCAGGACAAGAAGACGCCCACATTTGGAGGCTACTCCGACCACATAGTGGTTCGCGAGCACTTTGTAGTGAGCATCCCGATGAACCTCGACctgtgcgctgcggcaccgcttctctgcgctgGCGTCACGACGTTCTCTCCGCTGCGGTACTGGGGTGTGAAGAAGGGCACCCGCGTGGGCGTGGTTGGTCTTGGCGGCCTGGGCCACATGGCCGTGAAGCTGGCGAAAGCGATGGGTGCGGAAGTGACGGTGTTCACGCGCTCTCCTAACAAAACTTGTGAAGCTAAAGCCCTCGGTGCACACCACGTCGTCAACACGACTAATGAGCAGGAGATGAAATCGGTTGAGGGGTCGCTGGACGTGATTGTGGATACGGTGGGCATGAGCCACGACCTCTGTCCCTACATGAAGACGCTGGACATTGACGGCAAGCTTGCACTGGTCGGCATGCCGGAGAACAAGCACCCGCCGGTGGACCCCCGCCACATGATCGTCACGCGCCAGTGTGTTGGCGGATCGGTCATTGCCGGCATCCCTGAGACGCAAGAACTGCTTGACTTCTGCAGTGAGCACAACATCACCGCGACGGTGGAGAAGATCAGCATTAAATACATCAACGAGGCGTACGAGCGCATGCTGATGAGCGACGTGCACTACCGCTTTGTAATTGACATGGCGTCGCTGAAGGAGTAG
- a CDS encoding cytochrome c oxidase subunit 10, putative (TriTrypDB/GeneDB-style sysID: LpmP.23.0420), with amino-acid sequence MMRRFTSRISAFTAMPAVEQIRQFHFPLTSPPIDIEYLDSDPLEFAVRTEARNWGFDDLQYMRELAFVRINNNPSIGDFRTMTPEERRDLFWGSDRQDFFRHITYKLTGNPEHLYHRGW; translated from the coding sequence ATGATGCGTCGCTTCACGTCCCGCATTTCGGCCTTCACAGCGATGCCGGCGGTTGAGCAAATCCGCCAATTTCACTTCCCTCTCACGTCCCCGCCGATTGATATTGAGTACCTCGATAGCGACCCGCTCGAGTTTGCCGTGCGCACTGAGGCGCGCAACTGGGGCTTTGATGACCTGCAGTACATGCGTGAGCTCGCGTTTGTGCGCATCAATAATAACCCGTCGATCGGCGACTTCCGCACTATGACGCCGGAGGAGCGCCGCGATCTCTTCTGGGGCAGCGACCGTCAGGACTTTTTTCGCCATATCACCTATAAGCTTACCGGCAACCCCGAGCACCTGTATCACCGCGGCTGGTGA
- the ABCG5 gene encoding ATP-binding cassette protein subfamily G, member 5 (TriTrypDB/GeneDB-style sysID: LpmP.23.0430) — MMAPSRKTAPNAVPRQHRAAVLRAVAALMAAFLLLPLASTTKAHQVDLAMWDNADLLLGPSSSQAEPITCLNGGIPVGDHCICPLYYTSANCSQRQCPNSIGGTGPHRVSPVNPKNKLCEHCDEKDFAGLSCQLCQNNVACRQYAGSSAECDSSMVIRSDNKQFQCKLNNEFFIRLMGGGRNITAEIMLNCSTSDGTAFRRGDQGVCNMAIYRMEPNQSYLDPFFRCRADQCSLKYGKRDPDPSNTNSNTLWQRFFRITRTTGQIVLIMECALLALLGAFTKLLGPSRTKFTSVTLASMITATVLLYILLMIIGMQAISTPEDTVIYECKKTQCACAEDPPAQYEPICSTTAALNDQILPSIRNSIRFTCGQSSSSCELTLSDLSLVFQASCYASECVDADRFPGGPSDDDDGGGASVLAKQNLGILLALLVLLVASAVGIHYYYTCSISRQRAKEFLVTFHMNTPHSDPNDGHNEGGGSALVNETHVHLNNSLSGPASGHEQSSLLYDSPAPRAEHCSYIPRRSSRNSRRSESTSSLRASVYEQARALTPQECARIEKVRRLAATPLKLQVSELQYTLKAPWLGTVEEGSQRTVLHHISFTVHSGEVLAIMGPSGAGKTTLLDLLSARAKSGVVGGTISLNGTPVTTTGARTAQYRSIIGYVSQEDTLLPSLTVEQTILYAARLKLPRALSPSTVRHIVKHIIETLRLQHCAQTLIGDERTRGISGGEKRRVSIAVELLANPRILYLDEPTSGLDAVSAKHVIETVVELAKDSVMGVYATHYFAFRPIVIFSIHQPSQEIYELFDKVLLLSQGMSIYCGPAAAAAATFEQRVTAAFGNTREVPRKELHNNQAEYLMKVEEMLDDAVRTELQEAAALDITDTTNMLYRSTSADRSAVTSARTQVPPCRSPVAPNSHPPLLPHNSTALDDDDEQVSGADILNLTFSFRMYYANVYEQLHLLVSRSITCLLGSFHLVVCHAAVVACLAMLMCVLYREQALDLPGSLNRAGSVSFLLLVTSFVSLSCLEQLIPERKLFNVERENGFYTTWPYLISKMAVDIIPLRIIPAMALTSIIYFPMGFRVDAGLHFFYFILIIALFSISITMMILCIGIVSGTFGTAVLLSSVFILWNFVFGGALVQAETIPLALRAFKSISPFFLAFESLIVNELNGQHCVFSPTDETGNKSSESIPIMCVQYLTNIGLKPERFNADVLQLAVYCLLFVALAWVLLSTCSKLVR; from the coding sequence ATGATGGCGCCATCGCGGAAGACAGCGCCCAATGCTGtgccgcgccagcaccgcgcCGCTGTGCTCAGAGCAGTCGCTGCTCTCATGgctgctttcctcctcctccctctcgcttctACCACGAAAGCTCACCAGGTGGACCTGGCGATGTGGGATAATGCGGATCTTCTGCTCGGCCCTTCCAGCTCACAGGCAGAGCCAATCACGTGCCTCAACGGGGGCATCCCCGTTGGCGACCACTGCATCTGCCCCCTCTACTACACCTCAGCGAACTGCTCACAGAGGCAGTGCCCCAACTCGATCGGCGGCACAGGACCGCACCGCGTGTCGCCCGTCAACCCGAAGAACAAGTTATGCGAACACTGCGACGAGAAGGACTTCGCTGGCCTCAGCTGTCAGTTGTGTCAAAACAATGTGGCGTGCAGGCAGTACGCTGGCAGCTCTGCGGAGTGCGACAGCAGCATGGTCATCCGTAGCGACAACAAACAGTTCCAGTGCAAGCTAAACAACGAATTCTTCATTCGGCTCATGGGTGGCGGCCGCAATATCACTGCAGAGATCATGCTCAACTGCTCCACATCAGACGGCACCGCCTTCAGGAGGGGTGACCAAGGCGTGTGCAACATGGCCATCTATCGCATGGAGCCGAACCAGAGCTACCTCGATCCTTTCTTCCGCTGCAGAGCGGACCAGTGCTCGCTCAAGTACGGTAAGAGGGACCCTGATCCGAGCAACACCAACAGCAACACGCTGTGGCAGCGCTTTTTCCGCATAACACGCACCACCGGACAGATTGTGCTCATCATGGAGTGCGCGTTGCTCGCGCTTCTCGGTGCCTTCACGAAGCTCCTCGGGCCATCCCGCACCAAGTTCACCTCTGTGACTCTGGCCTCTATGATCACCgccacggtgctgctgtaTATCTTATTGATGATCATCGGTATGCAAGCCATCTCGACCCCGGAGGACACCGTCATATACGAATGCAAGAAGACGcagtgcgcctgcgccgagGACCCACCAGCGCAGTATGAACCGATATGCtcgacgacagcggcgttGAATGACCAAATCCTTCCATCGATCAGGAACAGCATACGCTTTACCTGCGGGCAGAGCAGCTCAAGCTGCGAGCTGACGCTGTCCGATCTCTCGCTGGTGTTCCAGGCGAGCTGCTACGCCTCTGAGTGCGTCGACGCCGACCGCTTCCCTGGTGGCCCGtcggacgacgacgacggcggcggtgcttcCGTCCTGGCGAAGCAGAATCTCGGTATCCTTCTTgccctgctggtgctgctcgtggCGAGCGCGGTTGGGATTCACTATTACTACACCTGCAGTATCTCCCGCCAGCGTGCCAAGGAGTTCCTCGTCACCTTCCACATGAATACCCCGCACAGCGACCCCAACGACGGTCACAACGAAGGTGGCGGCTCAGCTCTCGTGAATGAGACCCACGTGCATCTGAACAACAGCTTGAGTGGCCCCGCCAGCGGACACGAGCAGTCATCATTGCTGTACGACTCGCCAGCACCGCGCGCCGAGCACTGCAGTTATATTCCACGGAGATCTTCCCGCAACAGCCGTCGCTCTGagagcacctcctctcttcgtgcGAGTGTGTATGAGCAGGCGCGAGCCTTGACGCCGCAGGAGTGCGCGCGCATTGAGAAGGTGCGCCGACTCGCTGCCACGCCACTGAAGCTGCAGGTTTCAGAGCTGCAGTACACCTTGAAAGCACCTTGGCTGGGGACTGTGGAAGAAGGCTCACAACGCACGGTGCTTCACCACATCAGCTTCACTGTGCACTCGGGAGAGGTATTGGCTATCATGGGACCTTCCGGTGCTGGCAAAACCACGCTGCTGGACTTGCTCTCAGCCCGCGCAAAGTCTGGAGTAGTTGGCGGCACAATTTCCCTGAACGGCACGCCAGTCACCACTACGGGTGCCCGTACAGCACAATACCGCAGCATCATCGGCTACGTCTCCCAGGAGGACACACTGCTGCCGTCCCTAACTGTGGAGCAGACGATCCTCTACGCCGCACGTCTAAAACTGCCAAGGGCGCTCTCACCCAGCACTGTGCGTCACATCGTGAAGCACATCATCGAGACGCTgaggctgcagcactgcgcgcaGACGCTCATTGGCGACGAAAGGACACGCGGCATCAGCGGTGGTGAGAAGCGTCGCGTGTCTATCGCGGTGGAATTGCTGGCGAATCCGCGCATTCTGTACCTTGACGAGCCGACGAGTGGGTTGGACGCAGTGAGTGCGAAGCACGTGATAGAGACGGTGGTAGAGCTGGCGAAGGACTCAGTGATGGGCGTATATGCCACGCACTACTTCGCATTCCGGCCCATCGTTATCTTCAGCATCCATCAGCCCTCTCAGGAAATCTACGAGCTTTTTGAcaaagtgctgctgctatcaCAGGGAATGAGTATCTACTGTGgccccgccgcagcagctgctgcgacgtTTGAGCAGCGCGTCACGGCGGCCTTCGGTAACACGCGAGAGGTCCCGAGGAAGGAGTTACACAACAACCAGGCCGAGTACCTCATGAAAGTCGAGGAGATgctcgacgacgccgtgcgcacggagctgcaggaggcggccGCGCTCGATATCACTGACACCACGAATATGCTTTACAGGAGCACCTCGGCAGACCGGTCTGCAGTGACTTCGGCCCGTACGCAGGTGCCACCGTGCCGCAGTCCCGTGGCACCAAACTCGCACCCGCCGTTACTGCCCCACAACTCCACAGCtctcgacgacgacgatgagcAGGTGAGTGGGGCCGACATACTCAACCTCACTTTTAGCTTCCGCATGTACTATGCGAACGTGtatgagcagctgcacctgctcGTGTCCCGCTCCATTACGTGTCTCCTTGGCTCCTTCCACCTGGTGGTGTGCCACGCGGCCGTGGTGGCGTGCCTTGCGATGCTCATGTGCGTCCTCTACCGCGAGCAGGCACTCGATCTTCCCGGGTCGCTGAACCGTGCCGGCTCCGTGTCGTTTCTACTTCTCGTCACCTCCTTCGTGTCTCTTAGCTGCCTCGAGCAGCTTATCCCCGAGCGGAAGCTGTTCAACGTGGAGCGGGAGAACGGCTTCTATACCACATGGCCGTACCTCATCTCCAAAATGGCTGTCGACATTATCCCGCTTCGCATTATCCCCGCCATGGCGCTCACCTCAATCATTTACTTCCCCATGGGCTTCCGCGTCGACGCTGGTCTGCACTTCTTTTACTTTATCCTCATCATTGCACTGTTCTCCATTTCCATCACGATGATGATCCTGTGCATCGGCATTGTCAGCGGCACTTTTGGCACCGCTGTActgctcagcagcgtctTCATCTTGTGGAACTTCGTCTTTGGTGGGGCGCTAGTGCAAGCCGAGACGATCCCGTTAGCCCTGCGCGCCTTCAAGTCCATTTCgcctttcttcctcgcttTCGAGTCGCTCATAGTGAACGAGCTCAACGGCCAGCACTGCGTCTTCTCCCCGACAGACGAAACGGGCAATAAGTCGTCGGAGAGCATCCCGATCATGTGTGTGCAGTACCTCACAAACATCGGGCTGAAGCCGGAGCGCTTCAACGCAGATGTGCTGCAACTGGCGGTGTACTGCCTCCTTTTCGTGGCCCTTGCCTGGGTGCTACTCTCCACCTGCTCAAAGCTCGTTCGCTAG